One Brassica napus cultivar Da-Ae chromosome C2, Da-Ae, whole genome shotgun sequence DNA window includes the following coding sequences:
- the LOC106399002 gene encoding RNA polymerase II C-terminal domain phosphatase-like 5, with translation MLDLDQTLLHYVPVSQLSDKEKYLMEEPESRVDLLRFNEENPEHMIKLRPFLREFLKEANKLFRMHVYTMGTYGYARYVLSVIDPGKRYFGNRVITREKSPHKKTLDRISADQRRVVIVDDNPSAWPQHKPNLLQRRRATSVEAMEHCLMFSNSFKKLTQDSNKKRILTT, from the exons ATGCTTGACTTGGATCAAACGCTTCTCCACTATGTCCCTGTTTCACAGCTTTctgataaagaaaaatatttgatggaAGAACCTGAGTCAAGGGTTGATCTACTGAGGTTTAACGAAGAAAATCCCGAGCATATGATAAAGTTACGACCTTTCCTCCGCGAGTTTCTGAAAGAAGCCAACAAGCTTTTCCGCATGCACGTTTACACGATGGGCACTTACGGCTACGCGCGGTATGTATTGAGTGTTATTGATCCTGGTAAAAGATATTTTGGAAATAGAGTCATAACCAGAGAGAAATCCCCTCATAAGAAGACCCTTGATCGTATCTCTGCTGATCAACGAAGAGTGGTTATTGTTGATGATAATCctagtgcttggcctcaacacaagccaaacttgttgcag AGAAGGAGAGCGACGAGTGTCGAAGCAATGGAGCATTGTCTAATGTTCTCAAACTCCTTCAAAAAGCTCACACAAGATTCCAACAAGAAGAGGATTCTAACGACTTGA
- the LOC106382129 gene encoding golgin candidate 6 isoform X1: MDLASRYKGVVGLVFGDNPSSNEDSYIQRLLDRISNGTLPDDRRSAIVELQSVVAESNAAQLAFGASGFPVVVGILKDQRDDVEMVRGALETLLGALTPIDHARAQKTEVHAALMNSDLLSREAENITLLLSLLEEEDFYVRYFTLQILTALLMNSQNRLQEAILTTPRGITRLMDMLMDREVIRNEALLLLTHLTREAEEIQKIVVFEGAFEKIFSIIKEEGGSDGDVVVQDCLELLKNLLRNSSSNQILLRETMGFEPIISVLKLRGITYKFTQQKTVNLLCALETINMLIMGGADTDPGKDSNKLANRTVLVQKKLLDHLLMLGVESQWSPVAVRCMTFKCIGDLVDGHPKNRDILASKVLGEDRQAEPALNSILRIILQTSSIQEFVAADYVFKTFCEKNREGQAMLASTLIPQPHPTTRDPLEDDVNMSFGSMLLRGICSGETDGNLETCCRAASILSHVLKDNVQCKEKALKIVLESPVPSMGTPEPLFQRIVRYLAVASSMKSKDKSKSYIQQIILKLLVTWTVDCPAAVQCFLDSRHHLTYLLDLVANPAATVCIRGLASILLGECVIYNKSNENGKDAFAVVDAVSQKMGLTTYFSKFEEMQSSFVFSSSSVGPREDHEPLTRTATPSEAEIEDVDVAGAMDKGNEDHPMLISLFDPSFTGLVKSLEGSIRERIVDVYSRPKSEVAVVPADLEQRSGESEKNYINRLKAFIEKQCSEIQNLLARNAALAEDVASSGRSEQSQGSEQRASTVMEKVHIDSIKRELQETSQRLETIKSEKAKIESEASEYKNVAAKLESDLKGLSDAYNSLEQANYHLEKEVRSLKGGEDPMEYPDVEAIKEEVRKEAQKESEDELNDLLVCLGQEESKVEKLTAKLVELGVDVDKLLEDIGDESEAQGESEDDGDEY; this comes from the exons ATGGATTTAGCATCCCGTTATAAG GGAGTTGTTGGTTTGGTTTTCGGAGACAATCCATCTTCTAATGAAGACAG TTACATTCAACGGCTGCTGGATCGTATAAGTAATGGTACTTTGCCTGACGATAGGAGAAGTGCTATAGTAGAACTTCAGTCTGTTGTTGCTGAAAGTAATGCTGCTCAACTTGCTTTCGGTGCATCCG GATTCCCTGTGGTAGTGGGCATCCTGAAGGACCAGCGGGATGATGTTGAAATG GTTCGAGGTGCCTTAGAAACTCTTCTTGGCGCTCTAACGCCAATCGATCATGCAAGGGCACAGAAGACTGAAGTCCATGCCGCTCTTATGAATTCCGATTTGCTCTCCCGTGAAGCTGAAAATATCACTCTTCTTTTGAGTTTGCTG gaagaagaagatttttatGTTCGATATTTCACTCTCCAGATCTTGACAGCTCTTCTTATGAACTCTCAAAATAG ATTGCAGGAAGCTATTTTGACTACTCCTCGCGGCATAACTCGGCTCATGGATATGCTGATGGATAGGGAG GTAATCCGGAACGAAGCTTTGTTGCTTCTTACGCACTTGACGCGTGAAGCAGAG GAGATCCAAAAAATTGTTGTCTTTGAAGGTgcatttgaaaagatttttagCATCATCAAGGAGGAAGGGGGCTCAGATGGCGATGTGGTTGTGCAG GACTGTCTGGAGTTGTTGAAAAATCTTCTTCGCAACAGTTCATCAAACCAG ATACTACTAAGGGAGACCATGGGTTTTGAACCAATCATTTCAGTTCTAAAACTGCGAGGGATTACATATAAGTTCACCCAGCAGAAG ACTGTTAATCTACTGTGTGCACTGGAGACAATCAATATGCTGATCATGGGAGGTGCAGATACGGACCCTGGAAAAGATTCAAACAAGCTGGCAAATAGAACGGTTCTAGTTCAG AAAAAACTGCTAGACCACCTCCTTATGTTGGGTGTTGAAAGCCAATGGTCGCCTGTTGCTGTTCGGTGCATG ACATTTAAATGCATTGGAGATCTGGTTGATGGACATCCCAAGAACCGTGATATCCTTGCTAGCAAAGTTCTTGGTGAAGATCGGCAAGCAGAACCTGCACTCAATTCTATCCTCCGGATCATTTTACAGACATCTAGTATTCAAGAGTTTGTTGCTGCTGATTATGTCTTCAAGACCTTCTgtgag AAAAATCGGGAGGGTCAAGCAATGTTAGCTTCAACTTTAATACCCCAACCACATCCCACCACCCGAGATCCTCTAGAAGATGATGTTAACATGTCCTTTGGAAG TATGTTATTGCGAGGCATTTGCTCTGGTGAAACTGATGGGAATCTTGAG ACATGTTGCAGAGCTGCGAGCATTCTTTCTCATGTTTTGAAAGACAACGTTCAGTGCAAGGAAAAG GCTTTAAAAATAGTACTTGAGTCACCTGTGCCGTCCATGGGAACTCCAGAGCCTCTCTTTCAAAGGATCGTCAGATACCTAGCAGTTGCCTCTTCCATGAAAAGCAAAGATAAATCAAAATCATATATTCAACAGATCATTTTAAAACTGCTTGTCACATGGACCGTTGATTGCCCAGCTGCAGTTCAGTGCTTTCTAGATTCACGCCACCACCTAACGTACCTGCTCGATCTGGTAGCAAACCCAGCTGCAACAGTTTGCATAAGAGGCTTGGCGTCTATCCTACTGGGAGAATGCGTCATCTACAACAAATCAAATGAGAATGGTAAAGATGCTTTCGCTGTAGTTGATGCTGTGAGCCAGAAGATGGGGCTCACAACGTACTTCTCGAAGTTCGAAGAGATGCAGAGCAGCTtcgtcttctcttcttcctccgtgGGGCCTCGAGAGGATCATGAACCGTTGACGAGAACAGCCACGCCTAGCGAAGCCGAGATTGAGGATGTTGACGTGGCAGGTGCGATGGATAAGGGGAACGAGGATCACCCGATGCTCATATCGTTGTTTGATCCTAGCTTCACAGGCTTAGTGAAGAGCCTTGAAGGTAGCATTAGAGAGAGAATCGTGGACGTGTATAGTCGGCCAAAAAGTGAGGTGGCTGTAGTACCGGCGGATTTGGAGCAGAGGAGCGGAGAAAGTGAGAAAAACTACATCAACCGCTTGAAAGCTTTTATAGAGAAACAATGCTCGGAGATTCAG AACCTTCTTGCTCGGAACGCTGCTTTGGCAGAAGACGTAGCTAGCTCTGGGAGGAGTGAGCAATCTCAAGGATCAGAGCAAAGAGCAAGTACAGTAATGGAGAAGGTTCATATAGATAGCATCAAGCGAGAACTCCAAGAAACATCTCAGCGTTTAGAGACGATCAAATCAGAAAAAGCCAAGATCGAGTCCGAGGCATCAGAATACAAGAACGTTGCCGCGAAACTCGAATCAGACCTGAAGGGCCTGTCGGACGCATACAACAGCCTGGAACAAGCGAACTACCATCTCGAGAAAGAGGTGAGATCCTTGAAAGGAGGAGAAGATCCTATGGAGTATCCTGATGTAGAAGCGATTAAAGAAGAAGTGAGAAAAGAAGCTCAGAAAGAGAGCGAGGACGAGTTGAACGACTTGTTAGTGTGTTTGGGACAAGAGGAGAGCAAAGTGGAGAAGCTGACGGCGAAGCTGGTAGAGTTAGGAGTTGATGTTGATAAGCTTTTGGAGGATATTGGGGACGAGTCTGAAGCTCAAGGGGAGTCTGAAGATGATGGTGATGAATATTAA
- the LOC106382129 gene encoding golgin candidate 6 isoform X2, whose protein sequence is MDMLMDREVIRNEALLLLTHLTREAEEIQKIVVFEGAFEKIFSIIKEEGGSDGDVVVQDCLELLKNLLRNSSSNQILLRETMGFEPIISVLKLRGITYKFTQQKTVNLLCALETINMLIMGGADTDPGKDSNKLANRTVLVQKKLLDHLLMLGVESQWSPVAVRCMTFKCIGDLVDGHPKNRDILASKVLGEDRQAEPALNSILRIILQTSSIQEFVAADYVFKTFCEKNREGQAMLASTLIPQPHPTTRDPLEDDVNMSFGSMLLRGICSGETDGNLETCCRAASILSHVLKDNVQCKEKALKIVLESPVPSMGTPEPLFQRIVRYLAVASSMKSKDKSKSYIQQIILKLLVTWTVDCPAAVQCFLDSRHHLTYLLDLVANPAATVCIRGLASILLGECVIYNKSNENGKDAFAVVDAVSQKMGLTTYFSKFEEMQSSFVFSSSSVGPREDHEPLTRTATPSEAEIEDVDVAGAMDKGNEDHPMLISLFDPSFTGLVKSLEGSIRERIVDVYSRPKSEVAVVPADLEQRSGESEKNYINRLKAFIEKQCSEIQNLLARNAALAEDVASSGRSEQSQGSEQRASTVMEKVHIDSIKRELQETSQRLETIKSEKAKIESEASEYKNVAAKLESDLKGLSDAYNSLEQANYHLEKEVRSLKGGEDPMEYPDVEAIKEEVRKEAQKESEDELNDLLVCLGQEESKVEKLTAKLVELGVDVDKLLEDIGDESEAQGESEDDGDEY, encoded by the exons ATGGATATGCTGATGGATAGGGAG GTAATCCGGAACGAAGCTTTGTTGCTTCTTACGCACTTGACGCGTGAAGCAGAG GAGATCCAAAAAATTGTTGTCTTTGAAGGTgcatttgaaaagatttttagCATCATCAAGGAGGAAGGGGGCTCAGATGGCGATGTGGTTGTGCAG GACTGTCTGGAGTTGTTGAAAAATCTTCTTCGCAACAGTTCATCAAACCAG ATACTACTAAGGGAGACCATGGGTTTTGAACCAATCATTTCAGTTCTAAAACTGCGAGGGATTACATATAAGTTCACCCAGCAGAAG ACTGTTAATCTACTGTGTGCACTGGAGACAATCAATATGCTGATCATGGGAGGTGCAGATACGGACCCTGGAAAAGATTCAAACAAGCTGGCAAATAGAACGGTTCTAGTTCAG AAAAAACTGCTAGACCACCTCCTTATGTTGGGTGTTGAAAGCCAATGGTCGCCTGTTGCTGTTCGGTGCATG ACATTTAAATGCATTGGAGATCTGGTTGATGGACATCCCAAGAACCGTGATATCCTTGCTAGCAAAGTTCTTGGTGAAGATCGGCAAGCAGAACCTGCACTCAATTCTATCCTCCGGATCATTTTACAGACATCTAGTATTCAAGAGTTTGTTGCTGCTGATTATGTCTTCAAGACCTTCTgtgag AAAAATCGGGAGGGTCAAGCAATGTTAGCTTCAACTTTAATACCCCAACCACATCCCACCACCCGAGATCCTCTAGAAGATGATGTTAACATGTCCTTTGGAAG TATGTTATTGCGAGGCATTTGCTCTGGTGAAACTGATGGGAATCTTGAG ACATGTTGCAGAGCTGCGAGCATTCTTTCTCATGTTTTGAAAGACAACGTTCAGTGCAAGGAAAAG GCTTTAAAAATAGTACTTGAGTCACCTGTGCCGTCCATGGGAACTCCAGAGCCTCTCTTTCAAAGGATCGTCAGATACCTAGCAGTTGCCTCTTCCATGAAAAGCAAAGATAAATCAAAATCATATATTCAACAGATCATTTTAAAACTGCTTGTCACATGGACCGTTGATTGCCCAGCTGCAGTTCAGTGCTTTCTAGATTCACGCCACCACCTAACGTACCTGCTCGATCTGGTAGCAAACCCAGCTGCAACAGTTTGCATAAGAGGCTTGGCGTCTATCCTACTGGGAGAATGCGTCATCTACAACAAATCAAATGAGAATGGTAAAGATGCTTTCGCTGTAGTTGATGCTGTGAGCCAGAAGATGGGGCTCACAACGTACTTCTCGAAGTTCGAAGAGATGCAGAGCAGCTtcgtcttctcttcttcctccgtgGGGCCTCGAGAGGATCATGAACCGTTGACGAGAACAGCCACGCCTAGCGAAGCCGAGATTGAGGATGTTGACGTGGCAGGTGCGATGGATAAGGGGAACGAGGATCACCCGATGCTCATATCGTTGTTTGATCCTAGCTTCACAGGCTTAGTGAAGAGCCTTGAAGGTAGCATTAGAGAGAGAATCGTGGACGTGTATAGTCGGCCAAAAAGTGAGGTGGCTGTAGTACCGGCGGATTTGGAGCAGAGGAGCGGAGAAAGTGAGAAAAACTACATCAACCGCTTGAAAGCTTTTATAGAGAAACAATGCTCGGAGATTCAG AACCTTCTTGCTCGGAACGCTGCTTTGGCAGAAGACGTAGCTAGCTCTGGGAGGAGTGAGCAATCTCAAGGATCAGAGCAAAGAGCAAGTACAGTAATGGAGAAGGTTCATATAGATAGCATCAAGCGAGAACTCCAAGAAACATCTCAGCGTTTAGAGACGATCAAATCAGAAAAAGCCAAGATCGAGTCCGAGGCATCAGAATACAAGAACGTTGCCGCGAAACTCGAATCAGACCTGAAGGGCCTGTCGGACGCATACAACAGCCTGGAACAAGCGAACTACCATCTCGAGAAAGAGGTGAGATCCTTGAAAGGAGGAGAAGATCCTATGGAGTATCCTGATGTAGAAGCGATTAAAGAAGAAGTGAGAAAAGAAGCTCAGAAAGAGAGCGAGGACGAGTTGAACGACTTGTTAGTGTGTTTGGGACAAGAGGAGAGCAAAGTGGAGAAGCTGACGGCGAAGCTGGTAGAGTTAGGAGTTGATGTTGATAAGCTTTTGGAGGATATTGGGGACGAGTCTGAAGCTCAAGGGGAGTCTGAAGATGATGGTGATGAATATTAA